The Myxococcota bacterium genome has a segment encoding these proteins:
- a CDS encoding sulfatase-like hydrolase/transferase, translating to MLQNIAVILAIAIAWLLSNRFAKDPWRGRLSTVCKAAITAGAFYILLSHPVKMEDGSRVVAGRLVLDTLASVDHFTFWTFCLASAGVKFVGILASMYRWVVLLRGQGIELPFRHVFGSFLIGRFIGTFLPSTAGLDGYTLYDAARFSGRTVEVTAAKALEKVIGISGIFLTFLVALPAGVAMFHSVFGNERGDRIAVVATVVCAAVVGALLFVLFVPQVVQWIIERLPLPGKKQLEALIMRISHSAAAYRDKKGLVALAFALSFVVHFTTAAMYFFTTLAIGAGGAHFWPIVLASSIQILATVLSPFTIAGEGIRELIQLVLLQNMIGAGPAIVSAALGFWAAEALTLFGGVFWWIRPASYTPAWCRVDGVQVDWAEAARAAADLQIGKHEDGTAIEDAPPVPPLLARIAHNAGLGFGGGVVAGLLIGVVETLVIAHGGFGEDAQVLWYGPFAYAAALGALGAAGGAVLGLLPMSRDEAQGWTPSLAMIATLVPVGLAITVFRLRRDVYLEQMPPLPVLAGVLVAFGAIALALFLGGRRIFAGPLGRLVRPGGAAAAMAVVVGLGFASEAVFGPHAAAKPGGAGVPAHLAERPNLVLVMVDTLRADHLDCYGASDVATPHLCAVARDGGTIFNAFSHASWTKPSTASLVTSLLPSTHNGMSKPSRLSDDIVFVSEVLQEHGYATGGIVSNINLAPSFGFDQGFDEYRYLAPDYLIGAKESSSKTILYQIARKVILKLRAGTLRFNDFYQDSQVVNAVAFDWLERHAKDRFYLFLHYMDPHDPYFAHPYDGTGIARVAGDPPAGEAARMRELYKGEIEYLDASFGRLLDRLKELGVYDDTLIVLTADHGEEFHEHGGFWHGLTLYDEQIRVPLLVKWPKGRAALPYDETAGLARSIDVAPTLIASAGAAVPDAMQGIDLAVRFDARNEKDREVFSEEDHEGNVLWSLRTRDMKLIHANEGNPRGVPPRELFDVANDPHETVNLVERGHADVEARLAQNAELQRQAAQGKAFQPGETKAMTRAECEQLRVLGYVDDCDHIPN from the coding sequence ATGCTGCAGAACATCGCCGTCATCCTCGCGATCGCGATCGCGTGGCTCCTGTCGAATCGCTTCGCGAAGGATCCGTGGCGCGGGCGGCTCTCGACGGTGTGCAAGGCGGCGATCACCGCGGGCGCGTTCTACATCCTGCTCTCGCACCCGGTGAAGATGGAGGACGGCTCGCGGGTCGTCGCCGGAAGGCTCGTGCTCGACACGCTCGCGAGCGTCGACCACTTCACGTTCTGGACGTTCTGCCTCGCGTCGGCGGGCGTCAAGTTCGTCGGCATCCTGGCGTCGATGTACCGCTGGGTCGTGCTGCTGCGCGGCCAGGGCATCGAGCTCCCGTTCCGCCACGTGTTCGGATCGTTCCTGATCGGCCGCTTCATCGGGACGTTCCTGCCGAGCACGGCCGGCCTGGACGGCTACACGCTGTACGACGCCGCGCGCTTCTCGGGTCGGACGGTCGAGGTGACGGCCGCGAAGGCGCTCGAGAAGGTGATCGGCATCTCCGGCATCTTCCTCACGTTCCTCGTCGCGCTGCCCGCCGGCGTCGCGATGTTCCACTCGGTGTTCGGCAACGAGCGCGGCGACCGGATCGCGGTGGTCGCGACCGTGGTGTGCGCGGCCGTCGTCGGCGCGCTGCTCTTCGTGCTGTTCGTGCCGCAGGTCGTCCAGTGGATCATCGAGCGCCTCCCGCTGCCGGGGAAGAAGCAGCTCGAAGCGCTCATCATGCGCATCTCGCACTCGGCGGCGGCGTACCGCGACAAGAAGGGTCTCGTCGCGCTCGCCTTCGCGCTCTCCTTCGTCGTCCACTTCACGACGGCCGCGATGTACTTCTTCACGACGCTCGCGATCGGTGCGGGCGGCGCGCACTTCTGGCCGATCGTGCTCGCGTCGTCCATCCAGATCCTCGCGACCGTGCTGTCGCCGTTCACGATCGCGGGCGAGGGCATCCGCGAGCTCATCCAGCTCGTGCTGCTGCAGAACATGATCGGCGCGGGGCCGGCGATCGTGTCGGCCGCGCTCGGCTTCTGGGCGGCCGAGGCGCTCACCCTGTTCGGCGGCGTCTTCTGGTGGATCCGCCCGGCCTCGTACACGCCCGCGTGGTGCCGCGTCGACGGCGTGCAGGTGGACTGGGCGGAGGCGGCGCGCGCGGCGGCCGACCTGCAGATCGGCAAGCACGAGGACGGCACGGCGATCGAGGACGCTCCGCCCGTGCCGCCGCTCCTCGCGCGCATCGCGCACAACGCGGGGCTCGGCTTCGGCGGCGGCGTCGTCGCCGGCCTGCTGATCGGCGTCGTCGAGACGCTCGTGATCGCGCACGGCGGCTTCGGCGAGGACGCGCAGGTGCTCTGGTACGGGCCCTTCGCCTACGCCGCGGCGCTCGGCGCGCTCGGCGCCGCCGGCGGCGCGGTGCTCGGGCTCCTGCCGATGAGCCGCGACGAGGCGCAGGGCTGGACGCCCTCGCTCGCGATGATCGCGACGCTCGTCCCGGTCGGCCTCGCGATCACCGTGTTCCGCCTGCGCCGCGACGTCTACCTCGAGCAGATGCCGCCGCTCCCCGTGCTCGCCGGGGTGCTCGTCGCGTTCGGCGCGATCGCGCTCGCGCTCTTCCTCGGCGGACGCCGCATCTTCGCGGGGCCGCTCGGACGGCTCGTGCGCCCGGGCGGCGCGGCCGCGGCGATGGCGGTCGTCGTCGGCCTCGGCTTCGCGTCCGAAGCCGTGTTCGGCCCGCACGCCGCGGCGAAGCCCGGCGGCGCCGGCGTCCCCGCGCACCTCGCCGAGCGCCCCAACCTCGTCCTCGTCATGGTCGACACGCTGCGCGCCGACCACCTCGACTGCTACGGCGCGAGCGACGTCGCGACGCCGCATCTGTGCGCCGTCGCGCGGGACGGAGGCACGATCTTCAACGCGTTCTCGCACGCGTCGTGGACGAAGCCGTCGACGGCCTCGCTCGTGACGTCGCTCCTCCCGTCGACGCACAACGGCATGTCGAAGCCCTCGCGCCTCTCGGACGACATCGTGTTCGTCTCCGAGGTGCTGCAGGAGCACGGCTACGCGACGGGCGGCATCGTCAGCAACATCAACCTCGCGCCGAGCTTCGGCTTCGACCAGGGCTTCGACGAGTACCGCTACCTCGCGCCCGACTACCTGATCGGGGCGAAGGAGTCGTCGTCGAAGACGATCCTCTACCAGATCGCGCGCAAGGTGATCCTCAAGCTGCGCGCGGGAACGCTGCGCTTCAACGACTTCTACCAGGACTCGCAGGTGGTGAACGCGGTCGCGTTCGACTGGCTCGAACGGCACGCGAAGGACCGCTTCTACCTCTTCCTCCACTACATGGACCCGCACGACCCGTACTTCGCGCACCCGTACGACGGCACGGGCATCGCGCGCGTCGCGGGCGACCCGCCGGCCGGCGAGGCCGCGCGCATGCGCGAGCTGTACAAGGGCGAGATCGAGTATCTCGACGCGAGCTTCGGCCGGCTGCTCGACCGCTTGAAGGAGCTCGGCGTGTACGACGACACGCTGATCGTGCTCACCGCGGACCACGGCGAGGAGTTCCACGAGCACGGCGGGTTCTGGCACGGCCTCACGCTGTACGACGAGCAGATCCGCGTGCCGCTGCTCGTGAAGTGGCCGAAGGGCCGGGCGGCGCTGCCGTACGACGAGACGGCGGGGCTCGCGCGCTCGATCGACGTCGCGCCGACGCTGATCGCGAGCGCGGGCGCCGCGGTGCCCGACGCGATGCAGGGCATCGATCTCGCGGTCCGCTTCGACGCGCGCAACGAGAAGGATCGCGAGGTGTTCTCGGAGGAGGACCACGAGGGCAACGTGCTGTGGTCGCTCCGGACGCGCGACATGAAGCTCATCCACGCGAACGAGGGCAACCCGCGCGGCGTGCCGCCGCGCGAGCTCTTCGACGTCGCGAACGACCCGCACGAGACGGTGAACCTCGTCGAGCGCGGACACGCGGACGTCGAGGCGCGCCTCGCGCAGAACGCGGAGCTGCAGCGTCAGGCCGCGCAGGGCAAGGCGTTCCAGCCGGGCGAGACGAAGGCGATGACGCGCGCGGAGTGCGAGCAGCTGCGCGTGCTCGGCTACGTCGACGACTGCGACCACATCCCCAACTAG
- a CDS encoding ferrous iron transporter B has protein sequence MSAAAAAAPVGAEVPLRFGLVGSPNAGKTTLFNALTGLRARVGNYPGVTVERREGALDLDGRRAIAIDLPGTYSLDAISPDEAIVTRVLDGEVAEVPAPDALVLVADACSLERSLLLVGDVLRRDVPACLVVTMIDELAARGGTLDLARLEAALGVPVVGVVGHRGLGLDRLRALLAAPHAWSRPPVPPPRDRLERAGWAASVLDTALARRAGTHRVTERIDRVVLHPVLGTLLFAAVMVAFFQLIFAWAQPAMDAIDAGVAALSALLRATLGTGLATDFLVDGVVAGVGSVVIFLPQIVLLFALLYLLEDVGYMARAAFVVDRAMGRIGLEGRSFVALLSSYACAVPGIMATRTIPSPRDRLVTILVAPLMTCSARLPVYALLIGAFVPARTVWGPLGLQGLVLLALYFAGGLTALVVAALFKRTLLPGEGLPFTMELPSYRWPTFLLWATQLWTSVWAFLRRAGTIILAASMVLWVLLTFPRVEAPASLAPAEAASFRLEHSAAGHLGHALEPLIAPLGFDWKIGVGLVASTAAREVIVATLAQIYAVSDEGASLRDAVRRDVDPRTGERVFTLATVASLLAFFVFALQCMSTLAIMRRETNSWRWPAFAFTYLLGLAWVASFVTYRVVAALGGGA, from the coding sequence ATGAGCGCGGCGGCCGCCGCAGCGCCGGTCGGCGCGGAAGTGCCGCTCCGCTTCGGTCTCGTCGGCAGCCCGAACGCCGGCAAGACGACGCTGTTCAACGCGCTCACCGGCCTGCGCGCGCGCGTCGGCAACTACCCGGGCGTCACGGTCGAGCGGCGCGAGGGCGCGCTCGACCTCGACGGGCGCCGCGCGATCGCGATCGACCTGCCGGGCACGTACAGCCTCGACGCGATCAGCCCCGACGAGGCGATCGTCACGCGCGTGCTCGACGGCGAGGTCGCGGAGGTGCCGGCGCCCGACGCGCTCGTGCTCGTCGCGGACGCGTGCTCGCTCGAGCGCTCGCTGCTGCTCGTCGGCGACGTGCTGCGGCGCGACGTCCCGGCCTGCCTCGTCGTCACGATGATCGACGAGCTCGCGGCGCGCGGCGGCACGCTCGACCTCGCGCGGCTCGAGGCCGCGCTCGGCGTGCCCGTCGTCGGCGTGGTCGGGCACCGCGGGCTCGGGCTCGACCGCCTGCGCGCGCTGCTCGCCGCACCGCACGCGTGGAGCCGCCCGCCCGTCCCTCCCCCGCGCGACCGTCTCGAGCGCGCGGGCTGGGCGGCGTCCGTCCTCGACACGGCGCTCGCGCGCCGGGCCGGCACGCACCGCGTCACCGAGCGCATCGACCGCGTCGTCCTGCACCCCGTGCTCGGGACGCTGCTCTTCGCGGCGGTGATGGTCGCCTTCTTCCAGCTCATCTTCGCGTGGGCGCAGCCGGCGATGGACGCGATCGACGCGGGCGTCGCGGCGCTCTCGGCGCTGCTGCGCGCGACGCTCGGCACGGGGCTCGCGACCGACTTCCTCGTCGACGGCGTCGTCGCGGGCGTCGGATCGGTGGTGATCTTCCTGCCGCAGATCGTGCTCCTCTTCGCGCTGCTCTATCTGCTCGAGGACGTGGGCTACATGGCGCGCGCCGCGTTCGTCGTCGATCGCGCGATGGGCCGCATCGGCCTCGAGGGGCGCTCGTTCGTCGCGCTCCTGTCTTCCTACGCGTGCGCGGTCCCGGGCATCATGGCGACGCGCACGATCCCGTCGCCGCGCGACCGGCTCGTCACGATCCTCGTCGCTCCGCTCATGACGTGCTCGGCGCGCCTGCCCGTGTACGCGCTCCTGATCGGCGCGTTCGTGCCGGCGCGCACGGTGTGGGGGCCGCTCGGGCTGCAGGGGCTCGTGCTGCTCGCGCTCTACTTCGCGGGCGGTCTCACGGCACTCGTCGTCGCCGCGCTCTTCAAGCGCACGCTGCTCCCGGGCGAGGGGCTGCCGTTCACGATGGAGCTGCCGAGCTACCGCTGGCCCACGTTCCTGCTCTGGGCGACGCAGCTGTGGACGAGCGTGTGGGCGTTCCTGCGGCGCGCGGGCACGATCATCCTCGCGGCGTCGATGGTGCTGTGGGTGCTGCTCACGTTCCCGCGCGTCGAGGCGCCCGCTTCGCTCGCGCCCGCGGAGGCCGCGAGCTTCCGGCTCGAGCACAGCGCGGCCGGGCACCTCGGCCACGCGCTCGAGCCGCTGATCGCGCCGCTCGGGTTCGACTGGAAGATCGGCGTCGGGCTCGTCGCGAGCACCGCCGCGCGCGAGGTGATCGTCGCGACGCTCGCGCAGATCTACGCCGTGTCGGACGAGGGCGCGTCGCTGCGCGACGCCGTGCGGCGCGACGTCGACCCGCGCACCGGCGAGCGCGTCTTCACGCTCGCCACGGTGGCGTCGCTGCTCGCGTTCTTCGTGTTCGCGCTGCAGTGCATGTCGACGCTCGCGATCATGCGGCGCGAGACGAACTCGTGGCGCTGGCCGGCGTTCGCGTTCACCTACCTGCTCGGGCTCGCCTGGGTGGCGAGCTTCGTCACCTATCGCGTGGTCGCGGCGCTCGGCGGCGGCGCCTGA
- a CDS encoding FeoA family protein — MKSNFNFTPAEEPRAAGPRLALSALAPGETGRVVGVDTSEPAGVRLLDLGFLPGTAVRVVRRAPLRDPVVYELRGYRVCLRRVDAARVEVERAAPGDGASAR; from the coding sequence ATGAAATCGAATTTCAATTTCACCCCCGCAGAGGAGCCCCGCGCCGCCGGGCCGAGGCTCGCGCTCTCGGCGCTCGCTCCCGGAGAGACGGGGCGCGTGGTCGGCGTCGACACGTCGGAGCCCGCCGGCGTGCGCCTGCTCGACCTCGGCTTCCTGCCCGGGACGGCCGTGCGCGTCGTGCGGCGCGCCCCGCTGCGCGACCCCGTCGTGTACGAGCTCCGCGGCTACCGCGTGTGCCTGCGCCGCGTGGACGCGGCGCGCGTCGAGGTGGAGCGCGCCGCGCCGGGCGACGGCGCGAGCGCGCGATGA